Proteins encoded by one window of Vigna radiata var. radiata cultivar VC1973A chromosome 5, Vradiata_ver6, whole genome shotgun sequence:
- the LOC111241714 gene encoding B3 domain-containing transcription repressor VAL1-like, which yields MGSSSSYSSFSSSSALSSSSSSSSSTVNNPTCMQCNSNITTLVTGWPLGDGNVAQLCHRCGIFYQEGTFCETFHRXSTGWLECAVCLKKLHTNCIVSRSEVHFMLFGRLCCKVCATKLIRR from the exons ATGGGTTCTTCATCCTCTTAttcctccttctcttcttcttctgctttgtcctcctcctcctcctcatctTCTTCTACTGTGAACAATCCCACCTGCATGCAGTGCAACTCCAACATCACAACCTTGGTTACGGGGTGGCCTCTTGGTGATGGTAATGTAGCTCAGCTCTGCCACCGATGCGG CATATTCTATCAAGAAGGAACGTTTTGTGAGACATTTCACAGGNACTCTACGGGATGGTTAGAGTGTGCAGTTTGCCTGAAG AAGTTGCATACTAATTGCATTGTGTCAAGGTCAGAAGTTCACTTCATGTTGTTTGGAAGACTTTGTTGCAAGGTTTGTGCAACGAAACTGATTCGAAGATGA